A single region of the Ruficoccus amylovorans genome encodes:
- a CDS encoding helix-turn-helix domain-containing protein, producing MSESILLSRQYLFAHTSTPIRVMRIDDQEPTQPHQHEFAEIIFILSGSGVHETGQFRHHIHPGDVMVIRRRRSHAYRETRALNLINLLVSEPVLENIASHLGSLPGFHSLFTFEFTRWEQKDFRQRLCLNAADLRTACADISMIEEELAHGGETGSYLARARLSTLLALLARRYGTHSRGSAGLDQRLGQVLSSIDADPAAPRSLSEMARAAAMSERSFQRYFQKATGTSPATYLLRKRIQLAEPLLRDHNPPRSLTEIAFLCGFNDSNYLSRQFKKLHGISPREYRNKHR from the coding sequence ATGTCTGAATCCATCCTGTTGAGCAGGCAGTATCTGTTCGCGCATACCTCCACTCCGATTCGCGTCATGCGCATCGACGACCAGGAGCCGACGCAGCCTCATCAGCACGAGTTTGCTGAGATTATCTTTATTTTGTCAGGGTCGGGCGTCCATGAAACGGGACAATTTCGCCATCATATCCATCCCGGTGACGTCATGGTCATCCGGCGCAGGCGTAGCCACGCCTACCGGGAAACGCGCGCGCTTAACCTCATAAACCTGCTCGTATCCGAACCAGTTCTGGAAAATATCGCCAGCCATCTTGGAAGCCTGCCTGGCTTTCATTCTCTCTTCACGTTTGAGTTTACCCGCTGGGAGCAGAAGGACTTCCGGCAGCGGCTTTGCCTGAATGCCGCCGACCTGCGAACGGCCTGCGCGGATATTTCGATGATCGAGGAAGAGCTCGCCCACGGCGGGGAGACCGGCAGCTATCTGGCACGGGCACGGCTATCCACCCTGCTCGCCCTGCTTGCCCGCCGCTACGGGACGCACAGCCGGGGCTCGGCAGGTCTCGACCAGCGGCTGGGACAGGTATTATCCAGTATCGACGCAGACCCCGCCGCCCCTCGCAGCCTGTCGGAGATGGCCCGCGCTGCCGCCATGTCCGAACGCTCCTTTCAGCGTTACTTCCAGAAAGCCACTGGCACCTCACCCGCGACCTACCTGCTGCGCAAGCGCATCCAACTGGCCGAGCCCCTCCTGCGCGACCACAACCCGCCGCGTTCGCTGACCGAGATCGCCTTCCTCTGCGGCTTCAACGACAGCAACTACCTTTCACGCCAGTTCAAGAAACTCCACGGCATTTCGCCCCGAGAGTACCGGAACAAACACCGCTAA
- a CDS encoding alpha-L-rhamnosidase, with protein sequence MLSPFESAKWISAPAAGNKQDLASPYLRYSFRVEGEPVRCRLFITALGLYEARLNGQVVGDRVLTPGWTDYRKRVPYQSYDVSALVRPGENVLGAILGDGWYCGHISWLDRQQYGERPAVLVRLKISYADGRTRSIVTDEQWRWARGAVVKADLLMGEEFDARLELPGWAEPGYDDEDWAPAEVFVPDPLPELNEALCPPVRRMETLEPVEVRESEVTEEDGTVRPVRIYDFGQNFAGRVRLKANAARGKVVRLRHAEVLNPDGSIYTLNLRGAKATDTYTCRGGGEECWEPRFTFHGFRYVEADVSGWGSDDRLELSAVVLHNDLALTGSFRCSHEGLNQLQHNILWGQKSNFLEVPTDCPQRDERLGWTGDAQVFVRTACFNMDVREFFHKWMRDLRDTQSARGGIAITAPYMSFVPSDDPNREWMDEDGGPAWADAVVICPWTIYLCYGDEQILRDNYESMARYVEFIRLHRSRDLIRSHPGLGGWGGFGDWLAKDGSEGFEGRTPRDLIGTAFFAYDAELMAKIATILDREDDAAAYRELRGTIVEAFRRRFVTPEGKLTSDTQTSYLLALHFDLLPEEARKVVAADLVRDIEQHGWHLTTGFVGTPYLLDVLEDTGHLDVAYRLLEQETYPSWLFPIRNGATTIWEHWDGWTPEQGFQHPRMNSFNHYAYGAVGAWMYRSLAGIELDPQEPGYRKIVFRPRPGGTIRWAEATLESPQGLIAIKWELDADQGLSVELEVPAGSRACFDPPTGYGFSGGELESGSHRFKINRTSTGKKF encoded by the coding sequence ATGTTATCCCCTTTTGAATCGGCGAAATGGATATCGGCTCCGGCGGCCGGGAATAAACAGGATTTGGCGTCCCCCTACTTGCGTTACAGTTTTCGGGTGGAGGGGGAGCCTGTCCGTTGCCGCTTGTTTATAACGGCGCTTGGGCTTTATGAAGCCCGTCTCAACGGCCAGGTTGTCGGTGACCGCGTGCTGACTCCCGGCTGGACGGACTACCGCAAGCGCGTCCCTTATCAGAGCTACGATGTGTCGGCGTTGGTGCGGCCCGGGGAGAATGTCCTCGGTGCCATCCTGGGTGACGGATGGTACTGCGGACATATTTCCTGGCTTGACCGTCAGCAGTACGGCGAACGTCCGGCCGTCCTCGTGCGCCTGAAAATCAGCTACGCCGACGGGCGGACGCGCTCGATTGTGACGGACGAACAGTGGCGCTGGGCAAGGGGCGCAGTCGTCAAGGCTGACTTGCTGATGGGGGAAGAGTTTGACGCCCGGCTGGAGTTACCGGGCTGGGCCGAGCCGGGCTACGACGATGAGGACTGGGCTCCGGCCGAGGTGTTTGTGCCCGATCCGCTCCCGGAACTGAACGAAGCGCTCTGCCCGCCGGTCAGAAGGATGGAAACACTTGAACCGGTCGAGGTGCGGGAAAGCGAAGTGACAGAAGAGGACGGGACGGTGCGCCCGGTGCGCATTTACGATTTCGGGCAGAACTTCGCGGGCCGGGTGCGGCTCAAGGCGAATGCCGCCCGGGGTAAAGTCGTTCGCCTGCGTCATGCCGAGGTCTTGAATCCGGACGGCAGCATTTACACCCTGAATCTGCGCGGGGCCAAGGCAACCGATACCTACACCTGTCGGGGTGGCGGTGAGGAGTGTTGGGAGCCGCGTTTTACTTTTCACGGTTTTCGTTATGTCGAGGCCGATGTGAGCGGCTGGGGATCGGACGACCGCCTGGAGTTGAGTGCCGTCGTGCTTCATAATGATTTGGCTCTGACCGGTTCCTTTCGCTGCTCGCACGAGGGGTTGAACCAACTCCAGCACAACATTCTCTGGGGGCAGAAGAGCAATTTCCTCGAAGTGCCCACGGATTGCCCACAGCGGGACGAGCGCCTGGGGTGGACCGGCGACGCGCAGGTGTTTGTCCGCACGGCCTGCTTCAACATGGATGTGCGCGAGTTTTTCCACAAGTGGATGCGTGACCTGCGGGACACGCAGTCGGCACGGGGCGGGATCGCCATCACCGCGCCATACATGAGCTTCGTGCCCTCCGACGATCCCAACCGTGAGTGGATGGACGAGGACGGTGGCCCGGCCTGGGCGGATGCCGTTGTCATCTGTCCCTGGACCATCTACCTGTGCTATGGCGACGAGCAGATCCTGCGTGATAATTACGAGAGCATGGCGCGGTATGTGGAGTTCATCCGCCTGCACCGGAGCCGTGACCTGATCCGCTCACACCCCGGCCTGGGCGGCTGGGGTGGCTTCGGGGACTGGCTGGCCAAGGACGGTTCCGAGGGCTTCGAGGGGCGGACTCCGCGCGACCTGATCGGGACGGCGTTTTTCGCGTACGACGCGGAACTGATGGCAAAGATCGCCACCATCCTCGATCGCGAGGACGACGCTGCCGCTTACCGCGAACTGCGGGGGACAATCGTCGAAGCGTTCCGCCGACGCTTTGTCACCCCGGAGGGCAAGCTCACCTCTGACACGCAGACTTCTTACCTGCTGGCACTGCACTTTGACCTGCTCCCGGAGGAAGCGCGCAAGGTGGTGGCGGCGGATCTCGTGCGCGACATCGAGCAACACGGCTGGCACCTGACGACGGGTTTCGTCGGCACGCCCTACCTGCTCGACGTGTTGGAGGATACGGGCCATCTCGATGTTGCCTACCGCCTGCTGGAGCAGGAGACTTATCCCTCGTGGCTGTTCCCGATCCGTAACGGTGCCACCACGATCTGGGAACATTGGGACGGGTGGACCCCGGAGCAGGGCTTTCAGCATCCGCGCATGAACTCCTTTAATCATTACGCCTACGGCGCGGTGGGCGCCTGGATGTACCGCTCGCTGGCGGGTATTGAGCTGGACCCGCAGGAGCCGGGCTATCGGAAGATCGTTTTTCGCCCGCGTCCTGGCGGGACGATTCGCTGGGCCGAGGCCACGCTGGAGTCGCCGCAGGGCCTGATCGCCATCAAGTGGGAGCTCGACGCTGATCAGGGATTGAGCGTGGAACTGGAAGTGCCCGCCGGTTCACGGGCCTGCTTCGACCCGCCCACCGGTTATGGTTTTTCCGGCGGGGAATTAGAGTCTGGTTCTCATCGCTTCAAAATCAACCGGACCAGCACGGGAAAGAAGTTCTAA